In one Cupriavidus taiwanensis genomic region, the following are encoded:
- the lpdA gene encoding dihydrolipoyl dehydrogenase produces MSKQFDVLVIGAGPGGYIAAIRAGQLGLNVACCEGNPYDDPKGEARLGGTCLNVGCIPSKALLASSEEFENVQHHLGDHGITVGDVKVDVAKMLKRKDDIVGKMTKGIEFLFRKNKVTLLKGYGKFVGKSAEGFQVEIAGEVVTAKQVIIATGSKARHLPGITVDNDLVSDNEGALKFPSVPKKLGVIGAGVIGLELGSVWRRLGAEVSVLEALPAFLGAADEGVAKEAQKQLTKQGLKFSLGVKVDEVTTGKKGVTVKYTDKDGAAQTLEVDRLIVSVGRVPNTDNLGLDAVGLAVDQRGFIEVDDHCATKVPGLWAIGDVVRGPMLAHKAEDEGVAVAERIAGQKPHIDYNCVPWVIYTFPEIAWVGKTEAQLKAEGREYKAGQFPFMANGRALGMGHADGFVKMLADARTDEILGVHIVAANASDLIAEAVVAMEFKAASEDIGRVCHPHPSMSEVMREAALAVDKRQLNM; encoded by the coding sequence ATGAGCAAACAATTCGACGTGCTGGTGATCGGCGCCGGGCCCGGCGGCTATATCGCCGCCATCCGTGCCGGCCAGCTGGGCCTGAACGTGGCCTGCTGCGAAGGCAACCCGTATGACGATCCCAAGGGCGAAGCCCGCCTGGGCGGCACCTGCCTGAACGTGGGCTGCATCCCCTCCAAGGCGCTGCTGGCTTCCTCGGAAGAGTTCGAGAACGTCCAGCACCACCTGGGCGACCACGGCATCACCGTCGGCGACGTCAAGGTCGACGTGGCCAAGATGCTCAAGCGCAAGGACGATATCGTCGGCAAGATGACCAAGGGCATCGAGTTCCTGTTCCGCAAGAACAAGGTGACGCTGCTCAAGGGCTACGGCAAGTTCGTCGGCAAGAGCGCCGAAGGTTTCCAGGTCGAGATCGCCGGCGAAGTCGTGACCGCCAAGCAGGTCATCATCGCCACCGGCTCGAAGGCCCGCCACCTGCCGGGCATCACCGTCGACAACGACCTCGTCAGCGATAACGAAGGCGCGCTCAAGTTCCCGTCGGTGCCGAAGAAGCTGGGCGTGATCGGCGCCGGCGTGATCGGCCTCGAGCTGGGTTCGGTGTGGCGCCGCCTCGGCGCCGAGGTGAGCGTACTGGAAGCGCTGCCCGCCTTCCTGGGCGCCGCCGACGAAGGCGTGGCCAAGGAAGCGCAGAAGCAGCTGACCAAGCAGGGCCTGAAGTTCAGCCTCGGCGTGAAGGTGGACGAAGTCACGACCGGCAAGAAGGGCGTGACCGTCAAGTACACCGATAAGGACGGCGCGGCCCAGACCCTGGAAGTCGACCGCCTGATCGTGTCGGTCGGCCGCGTGCCGAACACCGACAACCTGGGCCTCGACGCAGTCGGCCTGGCAGTCGACCAGCGCGGCTTTATCGAGGTGGACGACCATTGCGCCACCAAGGTGCCGGGCCTGTGGGCGATCGGCGACGTGGTGCGCGGTCCGATGCTGGCGCACAAGGCCGAGGACGAGGGCGTGGCCGTGGCCGAGCGTATCGCCGGCCAGAAGCCGCATATCGACTACAACTGCGTTCCGTGGGTGATCTACACCTTCCCGGAAATCGCATGGGTCGGCAAGACCGAAGCGCAGCTCAAGGCCGAAGGCCGCGAGTACAAGGCCGGCCAGTTCCCGTTCATGGCCAACGGCCGTGCGCTGGGCATGGGCCACGCCGACGGCTTCGTCAAGATGCTGGCGGATGCCAGGACCGACGAGATCCTCGGCGTGCACATCGTTGCCGCCAACGCCTCGGACCTGATCGCGGAAGCCGTGGTGGCGATGGAATTCAAGGCCGCCAGCGAAGATATCGGCCGCGTCTGCCATCCGCATCCGTCGATGTCGGAAGTCATGCGCGAAGCCGCGCTGGCCGTCGACAAGCGCCAACTCAATATGTAA
- the odhB gene encoding 2-oxoglutarate dehydrogenase complex dihydrolipoyllysine-residue succinyltransferase translates to MAIVDVKVPQLSESVAEATMLNWKKKPGEAVAQDEILIEIETDKVVLEVPAPSAGVLSQIVKNDGDTVVADEIIAKIDTEATAGAAAPAAAAPAPAAAAPAPAAAAAPAAAGAVAMPSAAKLMAEAGLSAGQVAGTGKDGRITKGDAIAAAAAPAAKAAPAPAAAKPALQQVSAPVDFAALGDRPEERVPMSRLRARIAERLLQSQATNAILTTFNEVNMKPVMDLRNKYKDRFEKEHGVKLGFMSFFVKAAVHALKKFPLINASIDGNDIVYHGYFDIGIAVGSPRGLVVPILRNADQMSLADIEKKIAEFGVKARDGKLSLDELSGGTFSISNGGVFGSMLSTPIINPPQSAILGVHATKDRPVVEDGQIVIRPMNYLAMSYDHRIIDGREAVLGLVAMKDALEDPARLLLDL, encoded by the coding sequence ATGGCAATCGTTGACGTCAAGGTCCCGCAGCTCTCCGAATCGGTCGCCGAAGCGACCATGCTCAACTGGAAGAAGAAGCCGGGCGAAGCCGTCGCCCAGGACGAGATCCTGATCGAAATCGAAACCGACAAGGTCGTGCTGGAAGTGCCGGCTCCGTCGGCCGGTGTGCTGTCGCAGATCGTGAAGAACGACGGCGACACCGTCGTGGCCGATGAAATCATCGCCAAGATCGACACCGAAGCCACTGCTGGCGCCGCTGCCCCCGCTGCCGCTGCACCGGCTCCGGCTGCTGCCGCTCCGGCCCCGGCCGCTGCTGCCGCTCCGGCTGCCGCCGGCGCCGTGGCGATGCCGTCGGCCGCCAAGCTGATGGCCGAAGCCGGCCTGTCGGCTGGTCAGGTTGCCGGCACCGGCAAGGACGGCCGCATCACCAAGGGCGACGCGATTGCCGCCGCCGCCGCTCCGGCCGCCAAGGCCGCCCCGGCTCCGGCCGCGGCCAAGCCGGCGCTGCAGCAGGTTTCGGCTCCGGTCGACTTCGCCGCTCTGGGCGACCGTCCGGAAGAGCGCGTGCCGATGAGCCGCCTGCGTGCCCGCATCGCCGAGCGCCTGCTGCAGTCGCAAGCCACCAACGCCATCCTCACCACCTTCAATGAAGTGAACATGAAGCCGGTGATGGACCTGCGCAACAAGTACAAGGACCGCTTCGAGAAGGAACACGGCGTGAAGCTGGGCTTCATGTCGTTCTTCGTCAAGGCCGCGGTGCACGCGCTGAAGAAGTTCCCGCTGATCAACGCCTCGATCGACGGCAACGACATCGTCTACCACGGCTACTTCGATATCGGCATCGCGGTGGGTTCGCCGCGCGGCCTGGTGGTGCCGATCCTGCGCAACGCCGACCAGATGAGCCTGGCCGACATCGAGAAGAAGATCGCCGAGTTCGGCGTCAAGGCCCGTGACGGCAAGCTGTCCCTGGACGAGCTGAGCGGCGGCACCTTCTCGATCTCCAACGGCGGCGTGTTCGGCTCGATGCTGTCGACCCCGATCATCAACCCGCCGCAGTCGGCCATCCTGGGCGTGCACGCCACCAAGGACCGCCCGGTGGTGGAAGACGGCCAGATCGTGATCCGCCCGATGAACTACCTGGCGATGTCCTACGACCACCGCATCATCGACGGCCGCGAAGCCGTGCTGGGCCTGGTCGCCATGAAGGACGCACTGGAAGATCCGGCGCGCCTGCTGCTGGACCTGTAA
- a CDS encoding 2-oxoglutarate dehydrogenase E1 component, which produces MMQQYQSNSYLFGGNAPYVEELYEAYLQNPASVPDNWRAYFDAMQNVPAVDGSNGRDIPHAPIVASFAERAKQGPIRTIVASADSDMGRKRVAATQLIAAYRNIGSHWADLDPLKRQERPPLPDLDPAFYGFSEADLDIVFNASNTYFGKESMSLRELLNNLRETYCGTIGFEFMYVSDQAQKRWWQERLETTRSKPVFTLEKKKHILDRLTAAEGLERFLHTKYVGQKRFSLEGGESFIAAMDELIQHAGSKGVQEIVIGMAHRGRLNVLVNTLGKMPADLFAEFEGKHVDDLPAGDVKYHKGFSSDVSTEGGPVHLSLAFNPSHLEIVNPVVEGSAKARQERRGEVGHKEVLPVQVHGDAAFAGQGVVMETLNLAQTRGYGTGGSMHIVINNQIGFTTSDPRDARSTLYCTDVVKMIEAPVLHVNGDDPEAVVYAMQLAVDFRMEFKKDVVVDIICFRKLGHNEQDTPAVTQPLMYKKIAQHPGTRKLYADKLAAQNLVPADFGDEKVKEYRAAMDAGKHTADPVLSNFKNKFAVDWMPFLNRKWTDAADTAVPVTELKRLAERITTTPETLKLHPLVEKVVKDRANMGRGDQPLDWGMGEHLAFASLVSSGYPVRITGQDAGRGTFTHRHAVLHDQARERWDAGSYVPLQNVSENQAPFTVIDSVLSEEAVLGFEYGYSAAEPNALVIWEAQFGDFVNGAQVVIDQFISSGEVKWGRASGLTLMLPHGYEGQGPEHSSARIERFLQLCADHNMQVCQPTTPAQIFHLLRRQMIRLFRKPLVIMTPKSLLRNKDAVSPLSDLAKGHFETVIGDHEELNAGKVKRVIMCSGKVYYDLVNTRKEREANDTAIIRLEQLYPFPHKALAAELKKYPNANEILWCQDEPQNQGAWFFVQHYIMENMTDGQKLGYAGRPASASPAVGYYAKHNEQQKALLDAAFAKLKGFVLTK; this is translated from the coding sequence ATGATGCAGCAGTATCAGAGCAATTCGTACCTCTTCGGCGGTAACGCCCCCTATGTCGAAGAACTGTACGAAGCCTATCTCCAGAACCCCGCCTCGGTTCCCGACAATTGGCGCGCGTACTTCGACGCCATGCAGAACGTTCCCGCCGTCGACGGCTCGAACGGCCGGGATATCCCCCACGCTCCCATCGTTGCCTCGTTCGCCGAGCGCGCCAAGCAAGGCCCCATCCGCACCATCGTTGCCTCGGCCGATTCCGACATGGGCCGCAAGCGCGTCGCTGCCACCCAGCTGATCGCCGCCTACCGCAACATCGGTTCGCACTGGGCCGACCTGGACCCGCTCAAGCGCCAGGAGCGTCCGCCCCTGCCGGACCTGGACCCGGCCTTCTACGGTTTTTCGGAAGCCGATCTCGATATCGTCTTCAACGCCAGCAACACGTATTTCGGCAAGGAGTCGATGAGCCTGCGCGAGCTGCTCAACAACCTGCGCGAGACGTACTGCGGCACCATCGGCTTCGAATTCATGTACGTGAGCGACCAGGCGCAGAAGCGCTGGTGGCAGGAGCGCCTGGAAACCACGCGTTCCAAGCCGGTGTTCACGCTGGAAAAGAAGAAACACATCCTTGACCGCCTGACCGCGGCCGAAGGCCTGGAGCGCTTCCTCCACACCAAGTATGTCGGCCAGAAGCGCTTCTCGCTGGAAGGCGGCGAGAGCTTCATTGCTGCCATGGATGAACTGATCCAGCACGCCGGCAGCAAGGGCGTGCAGGAAATCGTGATCGGCATGGCCCACCGCGGCCGCCTGAACGTGCTGGTCAACACCCTGGGCAAGATGCCCGCCGACCTGTTCGCCGAATTCGAAGGCAAGCACGTCGATGACCTGCCGGCCGGCGACGTCAAGTACCACAAGGGCTTCTCGAGCGATGTCTCGACCGAGGGCGGCCCGGTCCACCTGTCGCTGGCGTTCAACCCGTCGCACCTGGAAATCGTCAACCCGGTGGTGGAAGGCTCGGCCAAGGCCCGCCAGGAACGCCGCGGCGAAGTCGGCCACAAGGAAGTGCTGCCGGTGCAGGTGCACGGCGACGCCGCCTTTGCCGGCCAAGGCGTGGTGATGGAGACGCTGAACCTGGCGCAGACCCGCGGCTACGGCACGGGCGGCTCGATGCACATCGTCATCAACAACCAGATCGGCTTCACCACCTCCGACCCGCGCGACGCCCGCTCGACGCTGTACTGCACGGACGTGGTCAAGATGATCGAGGCCCCGGTGCTGCACGTGAACGGCGACGATCCCGAAGCCGTGGTGTACGCCATGCAGCTGGCGGTGGACTTCCGCATGGAGTTCAAGAAGGATGTCGTGGTCGACATCATCTGCTTCCGCAAGCTGGGCCACAACGAGCAGGACACGCCCGCTGTCACGCAGCCGCTGATGTACAAGAAGATCGCCCAGCACCCCGGCACGCGCAAGCTGTACGCCGACAAGCTGGCCGCGCAGAACCTGGTCCCGGCCGACTTCGGCGACGAGAAGGTCAAGGAATACCGCGCCGCGATGGACGCCGGCAAGCACACCGCCGACCCTGTCCTGTCGAACTTCAAGAACAAGTTCGCCGTGGACTGGATGCCGTTCCTGAACCGCAAGTGGACCGACGCCGCCGACACCGCCGTGCCGGTGACCGAACTGAAGCGCCTGGCCGAGCGCATCACCACCACGCCGGAGACGCTCAAGCTGCACCCGCTGGTGGAGAAGGTGGTCAAGGACCGCGCCAACATGGGCCGCGGCGACCAGCCGCTGGACTGGGGCATGGGCGAGCATCTGGCCTTCGCCTCGCTGGTGTCGTCGGGCTACCCGGTGCGCATCACCGGCCAGGACGCCGGCCGCGGCACCTTCACCCACCGCCACGCCGTGCTGCACGACCAGGCGCGCGAGCGCTGGGATGCCGGCAGCTACGTGCCGCTGCAGAACGTGTCGGAAAACCAGGCACCGTTCACGGTGATCGACTCGGTGCTGTCCGAAGAGGCCGTGCTCGGCTTCGAATACGGCTACTCGGCCGCCGAACCCAACGCGCTGGTGATCTGGGAAGCCCAGTTCGGCGACTTCGTCAACGGCGCCCAGGTGGTGATCGACCAGTTCATCTCGTCGGGTGAGGTGAAGTGGGGCCGTGCCTCGGGCCTGACGCTGATGCTGCCGCACGGCTACGAAGGCCAGGGTCCGGAACACAGCTCGGCACGCATCGAGCGCTTCCTGCAGCTGTGCGCGGACCACAACATGCAGGTCTGCCAGCCGACCACGCCGGCCCAGATCTTCCACCTGCTGCGCCGCCAGATGATCCGGCTGTTCCGCAAGCCGCTGGTGATCATGACGCCGAAGTCGCTGCTGCGTAACAAGGATGCGGTGTCGCCGCTGTCCGACCTGGCCAAGGGCCATTTCGAGACCGTGATCGGCGACCACGAGGAACTGAACGCCGGCAAGGTCAAGCGCGTCATCATGTGCTCAGGCAAGGTCTACTACGACCTGGTCAACACGCGCAAGGAACGCGAGGCCAACGACACCGCGATCATCCGCCTGGAACAGCTATACCCGTTCCCGCACAAGGCGCTGGCCGCGGAACTGAAGAAGTACCCGAACGCCAACGAGATCCTGTGGTGCCAGGACGAGCCGCAGAACCAGGGCGCCTGGTTCTTCGTGCAGCACTACATCATGGAAAACATGACGGACGGCCAGAAGCTCGGTTATGCCGGTCGCCCCGCCTCGGCTTCGCCGGCGGTGGGCTACTACGCAAAGCACAACGAGCAACAGAAGGCACTGCTGGACGCGGCCTTCGCCAAGCTCAAGGGCTTTGTTCTGACCAAGTAA
- the ugpQ gene encoding glycerophosphodiester phosphodiesterase, translating into MTTATDSAWRYPSHIAHRGAGKLAPENTLAAFRHGAGFGYRMFEFDVKLSADGKPVLMHDATLDRTTSGQGRVDALTLGELALLDAGSWHGPAFAGEPVPTLAAIARYTRANGFLVNIEIKPVPGTEARTGAAVAIDAQSLWAGAEVPPLLSSFSEEALAAAARVAPALPRALLLDQLPGDWLDRVRRLGCVALDANHRELDAGVIATAHAAGVRVLAYTVNDPARAAQLLAWGLDGVITDAVDQIAP; encoded by the coding sequence ATGACCACCGCAACCGACAGCGCCTGGCGCTACCCCAGCCATATCGCGCACCGCGGCGCCGGCAAGCTGGCGCCGGAGAACACGCTGGCGGCATTCCGCCACGGTGCCGGCTTTGGCTACCGCATGTTCGAGTTCGACGTGAAGCTGTCGGCCGATGGCAAGCCGGTGCTGATGCACGACGCCACCCTGGACCGCACCACCAGCGGCCAGGGCAGGGTGGATGCGCTGACCCTGGGCGAACTGGCGCTACTCGACGCCGGCAGCTGGCATGGCCCGGCCTTTGCCGGCGAGCCGGTGCCGACGCTGGCGGCGATTGCGCGCTACACCCGCGCCAACGGCTTCCTGGTCAATATCGAGATCAAGCCGGTGCCCGGCACCGAGGCGCGTACCGGGGCCGCGGTGGCCATCGACGCGCAGTCGCTGTGGGCCGGCGCCGAGGTGCCGCCGTTGCTGTCCTCGTTTTCGGAGGAGGCACTTGCCGCCGCGGCGCGCGTCGCGCCCGCCCTGCCGCGCGCGCTGCTGCTCGACCAGCTGCCCGGCGACTGGCTGGATCGGGTGCGCCGGCTCGGTTGCGTGGCGCTTGACGCCAACCATCGCGAACTGGATGCCGGCGTGATCGCCACCGCGCATGCGGCCGGCGTGCGCGTGCTGGCCTACACCGTCAACGATCCGGCGCGGGCAGCGCAGTTGCTGGCCTGGGGGCTCGATGGGGTGATCACCGACGCCGTCGACCAGATCGCCCCCTGA
- a CDS encoding sn-glycerol-3-phosphate import ATP-binding protein UgpC, whose amino-acid sequence MAKLSLRNVQKTYAGGTQVVHGIDMEIADGEFIVIVGPSGCGKSTLLRMVAGLETITGGEIHIGDKVVNQLEPAERDIAMVFQNYALYPHMSVYDNMAYGLKIRGMGKAEIAQRVNHAAGILELAPLLERKPRQLSGGQRQRVAMGRAIVREPAVFLFDEPLSNLDAKLRVQMRLELKELHRRLGTTSLYVTHDQVEAMTLADRMMVLNAGRVEQIGTPLEVYARPASTFVAGFIGSPPMNLIPVARNAGGDTDAQMRVVAKEGEAANATLGHLPMGLHLPEQALLGLRPEHIEPCAAHEAIAEVDVRVVEALGADSFAYGSLGGQAVVVRLDSHARVRAGDRLPVTSSAEHLHFFAPDTGKRIEA is encoded by the coding sequence ATGGCAAAACTGTCACTACGCAACGTTCAGAAAACCTATGCCGGCGGGACCCAGGTCGTGCATGGCATCGACATGGAGATCGCCGACGGCGAGTTCATCGTCATCGTCGGGCCCTCTGGCTGCGGCAAGTCCACGCTGCTGCGCATGGTGGCCGGGCTGGAAACCATCACCGGCGGCGAGATCCATATCGGCGACAAGGTGGTCAACCAGCTGGAACCGGCCGAGCGCGACATCGCCATGGTGTTCCAGAACTACGCGCTCTATCCGCATATGAGCGTGTACGACAACATGGCGTACGGGCTGAAGATCCGCGGCATGGGCAAGGCCGAGATCGCGCAGCGCGTCAACCACGCCGCCGGCATTCTCGAGCTTGCGCCGCTGCTCGAGCGCAAGCCGCGCCAGCTCTCGGGCGGGCAGCGCCAGCGCGTTGCCATGGGCCGCGCCATCGTGCGCGAGCCGGCGGTATTCCTGTTCGACGAGCCGCTATCCAACCTCGACGCCAAGCTGCGCGTGCAGATGCGGCTGGAACTCAAGGAGTTGCACCGGCGCCTGGGCACCACCAGCCTCTATGTGACCCATGACCAGGTCGAGGCGATGACGCTGGCCGATCGCATGATGGTGCTCAACGCCGGGCGGGTCGAGCAGATCGGTACGCCGCTGGAAGTCTACGCACGGCCGGCCAGCACCTTCGTGGCCGGCTTTATCGGCTCGCCGCCGATGAACCTGATCCCGGTGGCACGCAACGCCGGCGGTGACACCGACGCGCAGATGCGCGTGGTGGCGAAGGAGGGCGAAGCCGCCAACGCCACGCTGGGTCACCTGCCGATGGGGCTGCATCTGCCGGAGCAGGCGCTGCTGGGATTGCGGCCGGAGCATATCGAGCCGTGCGCCGCGCATGAGGCAATCGCCGAGGTCGATGTGCGCGTGGTCGAGGCGCTGGGCGCGGATTCCTTTGCCTATGGCTCGCTCGGGGGGCAGGCCGTGGTGGTGCGGCTGGACAGTCATGCGCGCGTGCGAGCCGGCGACCGCCTGCCGGTGACTTCGTCGGCCGAGCACCTGCATTTCTTTGCGCCGGACACCGGCAAGCGCATCGAGGCCTGA
- the ugpE gene encoding sn-glycerol-3-phosphate ABC transporter permease UgpE, which yields MVERRPFLDFLTHVVLVLGIVIVVFPVYLTFVASTLTAEEVLDAPMTLIPGSHLIDNYRTVLFQGVGEAASPVSTMMKNSLIMALGIALGKIAISIISAFAIVYFRFPLRKTFFWLIFITLMLPVEVRILPTYKVVSDLGLLDSYFGLTIPIIASATATFLFRQFFLTIPDELAEAARIDGAGPLRFFWDVVLPLSRTSIAALFVIQFIYGWNQYLWPLLITTQKSMTPVVVGVTQMISRSGDAATDWNLVMATVMLAMIPPAVVVVLMQKWFVKGLVETEK from the coding sequence ATGGTAGAACGTCGTCCTTTCCTCGATTTCCTGACCCACGTGGTGCTGGTCCTCGGCATCGTCATCGTGGTGTTCCCGGTGTACCTGACCTTCGTCGCGTCGACGCTGACCGCCGAAGAGGTGCTGGACGCGCCGATGACGCTGATCCCCGGCAGCCACCTGATCGATAACTATCGCACCGTGCTGTTCCAGGGCGTGGGCGAGGCCGCGTCGCCGGTCTCGACCATGATGAAGAACAGCCTGATCATGGCGCTCGGCATCGCGCTGGGCAAGATCGCGATCTCGATCATCTCGGCCTTTGCCATCGTCTATTTCAGGTTCCCGCTGCGCAAGACCTTCTTCTGGCTGATCTTCATCACGCTGATGCTGCCGGTCGAGGTGCGGATCCTGCCGACCTACAAGGTGGTGTCGGACCTCGGCCTGCTCGACAGCTACTTCGGGCTGACGATTCCGATCATCGCGTCGGCGACCGCGACCTTCCTGTTCCGCCAGTTTTTCCTGACGATTCCCGACGAGCTGGCCGAAGCGGCGCGCATCGACGGCGCCGGGCCGCTGCGCTTTTTCTGGGACGTGGTGCTGCCGCTGTCGCGCACCAGCATCGCCGCGCTCTTTGTGATCCAGTTCATCTACGGCTGGAACCAGTACCTGTGGCCGCTGCTGATCACCACGCAGAAGTCGATGACGCCGGTGGTGGTAGGGGTGACGCAGATGATCTCGCGCTCGGGCGATGCCGCCACCGACTGGAACCTGGTGATGGCCACGGTGATGCTGGCGATGATCCCGCCCGCGGTGGTGGTGGTGCTGATGCAGAAGTGGTTCGTCAAGGGCCTGGTTGAAACCGAGAAATAA
- the ugpA gene encoding sn-glycerol-3-phosphate ABC transporter permease UgpA, giving the protein MEKRVVFRSPWLPYLLVLPQIAITLIFFFLPAGQALYQSMLQQDAFGINLEFVGLDNFRMLWNDPLYVESFQVTAIFAVGVTVVGLTTALALAYFADRVIRGAVGYKTLLIWPYAVAPAVAGVLWMFMFNPTLGVVSFALRKLGVEWNFLLNGNQALLLVVLAAAWKQISYNFLFFLAGLQSIPRSLIEAAAIDGAGPWRRFWSIVFPLLSPTTFFLMVINVVYAFFDTFAIIDAVTHGGPFNSTNTLVYKVFHDGFRGMDIGGSAAQSVVLMVIVIALTVVQFRYVERKVQY; this is encoded by the coding sequence ATGGAAAAACGCGTCGTGTTCCGTTCGCCGTGGCTGCCGTATCTGCTGGTATTGCCGCAGATCGCGATCACGCTGATCTTCTTTTTCCTGCCCGCCGGGCAGGCCCTGTACCAGTCGATGCTGCAGCAGGATGCCTTCGGCATCAACCTGGAGTTCGTCGGCCTGGACAACTTCCGCATGCTGTGGAACGACCCGCTCTATGTCGAGTCGTTCCAGGTCACCGCCATCTTTGCCGTGGGCGTGACCGTGGTGGGACTGACCACCGCGCTGGCGCTGGCCTATTTTGCCGACCGCGTGATCCGCGGCGCGGTGGGCTACAAGACCCTGCTGATCTGGCCGTATGCGGTGGCGCCGGCGGTGGCGGGGGTGCTGTGGATGTTCATGTTCAACCCGACCCTGGGCGTGGTGTCGTTCGCGCTGCGCAAGCTCGGCGTCGAATGGAACTTCCTGCTCAACGGCAACCAGGCCTTGCTGCTGGTGGTGCTGGCCGCGGCGTGGAAGCAGATCAGCTACAACTTCCTGTTCTTCCTGGCCGGGCTGCAGAGCATCCCGCGCTCGCTGATCGAGGCCGCAGCCATCGACGGCGCGGGTCCGTGGCGCCGCTTCTGGTCGATCGTGTTCCCGCTGCTGTCGCCGACCACCTTCTTCCTGATGGTGATCAACGTGGTCTACGCGTTCTTCGACACCTTCGCCATCATCGATGCGGTCACGCACGGCGGTCCGTTCAACTCGACCAACACGCTGGTCTACAAGGTCTTCCATGACGGCTTCCGCGGCATGGACATCGGCGGCTCGGCCGCGCAGTCGGTGGTGCTGATGGTGATCGTGATCGCGCTGACCGTGGTGCAGTTCCGTTATGTGGAACGGAAGGTCCAGTACTGA
- the ugpB gene encoding sn-glycerol-3-phosphate ABC transporter substrate-binding protein UgpB, with translation MSVSRTVLKLAALAALGGAGSAHAAVEIQWWHAMQGALNDKVNEIANKFNASQSEYKVVPVNKGNYDETMAAGIAAFRAGGAPAILQVFEVGTATMMSAKGAIKPVSTVMKDAGEKFDQKAYIPAVAGYYTSSKGEMLSFPFNSSTTVFYYNKDAFKKAGLDPEKPPKTWPEVMQYSAKLKASGTNCAYTTDWQGWVHLESFSAWHNTLYATKNNGFGGTDTRLIFNSPLHVKHITNLQDMVKKGYFSYGGRKAESQAKFYNGECAMFTGSSASLANIRKNAKFAFAVAQLPYYPDVQGAPQNTIIGGASLWVMGGKKPEEYKGVAKFFNYLSRPEIQSDWHQATGYLPVTMAAYEATRKSGYYDKNPGADVSVQQMVVKTTDKSRGVRLGNMVQIRTVVDEELEAVWAGKKEPKAALDSAVARGNDLLERFQKTARE, from the coding sequence ATGTCCGTATCCCGTACCGTGCTCAAACTCGCCGCGCTGGCCGCCCTGGGCGGGGCCGGCAGCGCGCACGCCGCCGTTGAGATCCAGTGGTGGCACGCCATGCAGGGCGCGCTGAACGACAAGGTGAACGAAATCGCCAACAAGTTCAACGCCAGCCAGTCCGAATACAAGGTGGTGCCGGTCAACAAGGGCAATTACGACGAGACCATGGCGGCGGGCATCGCCGCCTTCCGCGCCGGCGGGGCGCCGGCGATCCTGCAGGTGTTCGAGGTCGGCACCGCCACCATGATGAGCGCCAAGGGCGCGATCAAGCCGGTGTCGACGGTGATGAAGGATGCCGGCGAGAAATTCGACCAGAAGGCCTACATCCCCGCCGTGGCGGGCTACTATACCTCGTCCAAGGGCGAGATGCTGTCGTTCCCGTTCAACAGCTCGACCACGGTGTTCTACTACAACAAGGACGCCTTCAAGAAGGCCGGCCTGGATCCGGAAAAGCCGCCCAAGACCTGGCCCGAGGTGATGCAGTACTCGGCCAAGCTCAAGGCCTCGGGCACCAACTGCGCCTACACCACCGACTGGCAGGGCTGGGTCCACCTGGAAAGCTTCTCGGCCTGGCACAACACGCTGTACGCCACCAAGAACAACGGCTTCGGCGGCACCGATACCCGCCTGATCTTCAACAGCCCGCTGCACGTCAAGCACATCACCAACCTGCAGGACATGGTGAAGAAGGGCTACTTCAGCTATGGCGGGCGCAAGGCCGAATCGCAGGCCAAGTTCTACAACGGGGAATGCGCCATGTTCACCGGCTCGTCGGCGTCGCTGGCCAATATCCGCAAGAACGCCAAGTTCGCGTTCGCGGTGGCGCAGCTGCCGTACTACCCGGACGTACAGGGCGCGCCGCAGAACACCATCATCGGCGGCGCCTCGCTGTGGGTGATGGGCGGCAAGAAGCCTGAAGAGTACAAGGGCGTCGCCAAGTTCTTCAATTACCTGTCGCGGCCGGAGATCCAGTCCGACTGGCACCAGGCCACCGGCTACCTGCCGGTGACGATGGCTGCCTACGAGGCCACCAGGAAGTCGGGCTACTACGACAAGAACCCCGGCGCCGACGTCTCGGTACAGCAGATGGTGGTCAAGACCACCGACAAGTCGCGCGGCGTGCGCCTGGGCAATATGGTGCAGATCCGCACTGTCGTGGACGAGGAACTGGAAGCCGTCTGGGCCGGCAAGAAAGAGCCCAAGGCGGCGCTGGACTCGGCCGTGGCACGCGGCAACGACTTGCTGGAGCGCTTCCAGAAGACCGCGCGCGAATAA